ATCAGCGGCCGAACCGCTCAGGTCCACGTCCGCATCTGCGGTCCCCGAATCTGATGCCATATGTCTAACTCGCTGTCTTGGGGCGGATTAAACGTGACCCCTCGGTTATCAGGTCTGATAGTTCCTCGCGGACTCGGCACGGCGGTCGCCGATCAGGCCGCGGGGATCGACTGCTCGGCTTCGAGCAGTTCGTGATAGCGGTTGCGGATCGTGACCTCGGAGATATCCGCGACTTCCGAGACCGCAGCCTGGGTCGTCTTCTCGTTGGTCAACAGCGAGGCGGCGTAGATCGCGGCCGCGGCCAGTCCGACGGGACTTTTCCCGGAGTGGACGCCCTCTTCTTTGGCGTTCTGGAGGAGTTCACGGGCGCGGCGTTCGGCTTCCTCACTCAGTTCGAGGTCCGAGGTAAACCGGGGAACGTAGCTCTCGGGATCGGCCGGCTTGACCTCCAGGCCGAGTTCACGGACGACGTATCGATACGTCCGGGCGATCTCGTCTTTCTCGACGCGAGACACTTCCGTCAGTTCGTCGAGACTCCGCGGAACACCGGCCTGGCGGGCAGCAGCGTACACCGATGCCGTCGAAACACCTTCGATGGAGCGACCGGGCAGGAGGTCTTCGTCCAAGGCCCGGCGATAGATGACAGAAGCGGTTTCGCGGACGTTCTCGGGGAGGCCGAGTGCGCTCGCCATCCGGTCGATCTCACCGAGAGCCTGCTTGAGGTTGCGTTCTTTGGAGTCGCGGGTGCGAAAGCGCTCGTTCCACTTCCGGAGGCGCTGCATCTTCTCACGCTGGCGAGACCCAAGCGAATTGCCGTAGGCGTCTTTGTCACGCCAGTCGATGTTGGTCGAGAGGCCCTTATCGTGCATCATGTTCGTCGTCGGCGCACCGACGCGGGACTTCTCGTCTTTCTCCTTGGCGTCGAAGGCGCGCCACTCCGGGCCGGGGTCGATCTCGTCTTCCTCGACGACCAGTCCACAGTCCGTACAGACAGTCTCCCCGCGTTCCGTATCGGAGATGAGTTTCCCGCTACATTCGGGACAGTCTGCCTCGGTCGATTCGTCTTCCTGTTCGTCCACTGTCGAGGATCGGTCGAGTCGCGTGCGAGTGTTTGTGTCGCTCATGAGTGTCAAGGCGAACCCTACCGGGCAGCGGCGTCGAAAAACCCGGCGGTCAGTCGGTGAACAATGGGTTATTCCGAAAACTATTAAAAAGTTTTGGTGGCCCCTAGCGGTTCGGTGGTTTGGCAGGTCTGTGTGGAGTTTGGGTACTATTGACACCCCCATTGAAGTACGTGAGGGTTGCGTATCGGGCGAGTGGACCCAACCGGTAGTCGGCATCCCCGGACGGGCGAGTGACACGGACAACCGGTCGGTCAGTCCTGAGACGGTGCTGTTTCGACGCTTTCCTCGGCCTCGGCACTCTCTTCGACGGCAGTCGTCAACGAGACGTTGAGCCAGGCCATCGAGACGAGGCCGCCGGCGATCGTCACGACGTTTTTCACCGCGTGATCGACGATCGAAACGCCCAGCGCGACGGGCGCGGCCACGGGCGTGAGGCCGACGACGATGAGCGTGAACGCGCCCTCGTACAGCCCAACGCCGCCCGGCGAAAGGGGAAGCACTTTCGCGAGATTGCCGACGCTGACGGCGAAAAAGCAGACGATGCCGAGCGTAACCAGCGACAGTCCGACGTCGAAGGCCGCGAAGACGACGATCGCGGTCAACACGTCGATCGTCCAGATGAGGCCACTGGAGGCCGCGACCCGGAGAAACGCTCGGGAATCGCTGGCGATCCGCTGGACGTCCCCGACGAAGCTCCCGACGACCCCGGCGACGTAGCTGGCGTAGGCGTCGTCGCTGAACCGGGTGAGGAGAGCCTGTACGTAGTTGCGATCCGAGCGTGCCGTCAGGACGATCAGGACGGTCACACCGACGGCTGCCGCGCCGACCGCCCCGGCGACGAGCAGCCCGATACGGCCGCTCTCGCGGCCGTTCGTCAACTCGGCGCTCAGCCCCGCCAGCCGCGCCGGATCACCGATCGCGAGGCCGACGAGGACGACCCCAGCCAACCCGGCAATCGTCAACAGATCGAAGACTCGTTCGACCGCCAGCGAGGCGAATCCCGAAGGGTACGGGACCGACCGCCGGGCCTTCATCACGTACGCCCGGATGCCATCACCCAGCCTGGCCGGGAACACCAAATTCCCAGTCTGGCTGATGAAAATCGCCCCGGTCAGAAAGCCCGTCTCAGAGCCGAATCCCAGTTCGTCAAGAATATCCCGATAGCGATACCCCCGGAGCGGCCAGGAACTCAGATAGACGAGCCCCGAGAGGCCGACTAACAGGGGATCGGCCCCACGCATCTCTTCGAGGACCGTCGACGGATCGAGATACAGCGTCATCAACGCGATGGCGACGAGAACGAGGACCGTTCCGGCGGCCATACTCCGCGTGCGGGTGATCCGTGGACTCACCGACAGTTGCCAGAACGTGCGCAGGATCTGACTCCCCATCCCGAAGACGTCACGGACGAGATCGACCTTCGAATCGCCCTTCGGCGTCCAAGAGACGGGAAACTCGACGACGTCGAACCCGCGGCGCTGGGCTCGCACCAGCAGTTCCGTATCCCAGAACCAGTGTTCGTCTTCAACCTCGTCGGCCAGCGTTTCGAAGGCCTCGCGATCGATGGCCTTGAATCCGCACTGATGGTCCTGTAAGTCCGACCGGAGGACGAGTCGGACGAGCGTGTTGTATCCCAGGCTCGGGATGCCACGTTTTTTCGGCCGGTCGGCGTCGCTGTCGGGCAACCACCGCGAGCCCGTCGCGACGTCGTAGCCCTCAGTGCGGACGCTTTCGACGAGTTCCTCCAGATGGGCCATGTCAGTGGCCAGATCCGTATCGAAGTAGACGAGGGTCTCGCCGTCAGCCCGGTCGAAGGCGTATTCGAGTGCGCCGCCACGGCCGAGGCGTTCGTCGCTGTGGATGTGTCGGATCCGGTCGTCTTCGCTTGCCAACCGAGAGGCAATGTCCGGCGTTCGATCGTCACAGCCGTCCTCGGCGACGATTACCTCGAAACTCCCTGCCGGGAGAAATGTCCCGAGTTGGTCGAGCGTCTCGGAGACGGTCCGTTCGATGGTGGCCGCCTCGTTGTACGCCGGGAGGACGACGCTCACTGTGACGGCTGACGCCATTGGTATGCCGTCGGCCAGCGTCCATCAAGAACCTTCTGATACCACGCCTTTTCGGCGGTGATCTGTGAAAACGCCGTCTCGGTCACCCGCTCGGGAGACAGTAGAGACACCGGAGACGTCCGTCGGCGTCGATTCACAGAGCCGCCACGACGCGACAGACAGCCAGTCCGGTCGAGTACACGCTCGACAGCAAACCGACGGCTGGCGGGCTCGCACTCGGTGGCTCGGCTCTCTGGGCGTCAGTCTGCGTGGTCGGCCCCGGTGGCGACG
The sequence above is drawn from the Halorhabdus sp. CBA1104 genome and encodes:
- a CDS encoding transcription initiation factor IIB family protein, which produces MSDTNTRTRLDRSSTVDEQEDESTEADCPECSGKLISDTERGETVCTDCGLVVEEDEIDPGPEWRAFDAKEKDEKSRVGAPTTNMMHDKGLSTNIDWRDKDAYGNSLGSRQREKMQRLRKWNERFRTRDSKERNLKQALGEIDRMASALGLPENVRETASVIYRRALDEDLLPGRSIEGVSTASVYAAARQAGVPRSLDELTEVSRVEKDEIARTYRYVVRELGLEVKPADPESYVPRFTSDLELSEEAERRARELLQNAKEEGVHSGKSPVGLAAAAIYAASLLTNEKTTQAAVSEVADISEVTIRNRYHELLEAEQSIPAA
- a CDS encoding flippase-like domain-containing protein, whose amino-acid sequence is MASAVTVSVVLPAYNEAATIERTVSETLDQLGTFLPAGSFEVIVAEDGCDDRTPDIASRLASEDDRIRHIHSDERLGRGGALEYAFDRADGETLVYFDTDLATDMAHLEELVESVRTEGYDVATGSRWLPDSDADRPKKRGIPSLGYNTLVRLVLRSDLQDHQCGFKAIDREAFETLADEVEDEHWFWDTELLVRAQRRGFDVVEFPVSWTPKGDSKVDLVRDVFGMGSQILRTFWQLSVSPRITRTRSMAAGTVLVLVAIALMTLYLDPSTVLEEMRGADPLLVGLSGLVYLSSWPLRGYRYRDILDELGFGSETGFLTGAIFISQTGNLVFPARLGDGIRAYVMKARRSVPYPSGFASLAVERVFDLLTIAGLAGVVLVGLAIGDPARLAGLSAELTNGRESGRIGLLVAGAVGAAAVGVTVLIVLTARSDRNYVQALLTRFSDDAYASYVAGVVGSFVGDVQRIASDSRAFLRVAASSGLIWTIDVLTAIVVFAAFDVGLSLVTLGIVCFFAVSVGNLAKVLPLSPGGVGLYEGAFTLIVVGLTPVAAPVALGVSIVDHAVKNVVTIAGGLVSMAWLNVSLTTAVEESAEAEESVETAPSQD